The window GTACACCGGCGAGCGGGACGCGAAGTACGTGAAACTGCAGGACAGGGGCTGAGAGCTGAACGCTGAGGGTTGATAGAGGAGGGCGGCCAGGGAGAACCGGGCCGCCTTTCTGCTTGTTGCTGGGGCAGAGGGGAGCTGGGGCGTGCCCCTGAGCTTCTACCATTTCCCTTCAACCCTCACCGCCTCACTCCACTGGCCAGACCCGCAACACCCCGCTCTGCGCCGGCCCGTCAATGGTGAGGACCTCCAGGCGGCAGGGCAGATCGTCGCGCCCACACTCGCGCAGCAGGTAACTCAGGGCGGCGCGGTGCATCAGGGCCAGCTTGCGGGGGGTGACACTTTCGGCGGCGCTGCCGTGGTCGGCGGCGGCGCGGTGGCGAACCTCGGTGAAGACCAGGGTGCCGCCCGGCTCGCGGGTGACCAGATCAATCTCGCCGCCCCTGATGCGGTAGTTCTGGGCCAGCACCGTGCGGCCCAGGGCCTGCAGGTGGGCCGCCGCCCGGGCCTCGGCCTCGGCGCCTTTCATGGGCTCATGGCGGTACCCACAAGACTTGAAGGCTTCACCTTCAAGTCTTGTGGGGCGAGCGGAGCGAGTGACCGCGACAGACAGCGGTTGGAGTGGAGTTGAGGGGGTCTCTTCCTCCCCTCAACGCAACGGAAGACCGCTGTCAGGCCAGCCACGCGGCCCAGCCGGCGAAGTCGGGGACGGTCAGGGCGGCGCCCGCCGCGCGCAGGGCTTCGGCAGGCGCGGTGGTGGTGAGCGCCACCACGCGGCAACCAGCCCCGGCCGCGCTGCGCACGCCATTCACGGCGTCTTCGTGGGCCAGGCACTGCGCGGGGTCCAGGCCAAGGCGCGCGGCGCCCAGCAGGAACGGCTCTGGGTGGGGCTTGCCGCGCGTGACGTCCTCGCCCAGCACCCGCACGGTGAAGCGCTCGCCAAAGCCCAACGCCTCCAT of the Deinococcus aquaedulcis genome contains:
- a CDS encoding YraN family protein; its protein translation is MKGAEAEARAAAHLQALGRTVLAQNYRIRGGEIDLVTREPGGTLVFTEVRHRAAADHGSAAESVTPRKLALMHRAALSYLLRECGRDDLPCRLEVLTIDGPAQSGVLRVWPVE